One genomic window of Eggerthella timonensis includes the following:
- a CDS encoding protease inhibitor I42 family protein, whose product MKKHLKLALVGVCMAAFVALAAGCASAGSEVEITQGSAKFSQGALEVKLDANPTTGYEWTYQIDGEGVQPDGDEFIPASDGAQPKTGEGGVHTFNFKADGSGEAAITFTYARSWEASDDDQTVVLKTTVENGAFTKVEEQA is encoded by the coding sequence ATGAAGAAGCATCTGAAACTCGCGCTGGTCGGGGTGTGCATGGCGGCTTTCGTCGCGCTTGCCGCGGGATGCGCGTCCGCGGGCTCGGAGGTGGAGATCACCCAGGGCTCGGCGAAATTCAGCCAGGGCGCTCTGGAGGTCAAGCTGGACGCGAATCCCACAACGGGATACGAGTGGACCTACCAGATCGACGGCGAGGGCGTGCAGCCCGACGGCGACGAGTTCATCCCCGCGAGCGACGGCGCTCAGCCCAAAACGGGCGAGGGCGGCGTGCACACCTTCAACTTCAAGGCCGACGGATCGGGCGAGGCCGCCATCACGTTCACGTATGCGCGCTCGTGGGAGGCTTCCGACGACGACCAGACGGTCGTGCTCAAGACGACGGTCGAAAACGGCGCGTTCACGAAGGTCGAAGAGCAGGCCTAA
- a CDS encoding Rrf2 family transcriptional regulator encodes MQLKASTDYGMRAILYLAAQGTTCSSKDIAEDMSIPRDYLIQLAQLLRNAGIIEARPGKHGGYRLAKDPADTNVLEIMEALDDDAKQSTRAKRDARKGGAMVQEIKQAYDLIEESMDAYLSSLTVQMLLDCARNGDNSRMFLAERLKDESRRLVDAK; translated from the coding sequence GTGCAACTCAAGGCATCCACCGATTACGGTATGCGCGCCATCTTGTACTTGGCTGCGCAAGGTACCACATGCTCCTCTAAAGACATCGCCGAGGATATGTCCATCCCGCGCGACTACCTTATCCAGTTGGCCCAGCTGCTGCGCAACGCGGGCATCATCGAGGCCCGTCCGGGCAAGCACGGCGGCTACCGCCTCGCGAAAGACCCGGCCGACACGAACGTGCTGGAAATCATGGAGGCGCTCGACGACGACGCCAAGCAGTCCACGCGCGCGAAGCGCGATGCCCGCAAGGGCGGGGCGATGGTGCAGGAAATCAAGCAGGCGTACGATCTCATCGAAGAAAGCATGGACGCCTACCTGTCCAGCTTGACGGTGCAGATGCTGCTCGATTGCGCACGCAACGGCGACAACAGCCGCATGTTTCTGGCCGAACGACTCAAGGACGAAAGCCGCCGCCTGGTTGACGCCAAGTAA
- a CDS encoding 5-formyltetrahydrofolate cyclo-ligase, translating into METKKQLRSRVLARRDALPEEVRAGKSAAICARLEQELADALEGAPGGTSVAGAGTGAAGAPGGAGAGGWTPTVAVFASMRSEVDTRAFVDAAYERGWRVCFPCMVREDAGSAGAEAAAPSRMAFYRVEREQLEAARTGFLGAPLRCLACAALERDGYHAVAPGELDAVVVPLVAFDDAGRRLGYGGGNYDQLLPRLRSDAVVMGVAFDEQRVDVVPCEPHDVTLPRVVSA; encoded by the coding sequence ATGGAGACGAAAAAACAACTGCGCTCGCGCGTGCTCGCACGGCGCGACGCGCTGCCGGAAGAGGTGCGGGCGGGCAAGAGCGCAGCTATTTGCGCGCGGCTGGAGCAGGAGTTGGCCGACGCGCTCGAGGGAGCGCCGGGCGGCACGAGCGTTGCGGGCGCGGGGACGGGGGCCGCCGGGGCGCCGGGCGGCGCTGGTGCGGGCGGGTGGACGCCGACTGTGGCCGTGTTCGCGTCGATGCGCAGCGAGGTGGACACGCGCGCTTTCGTGGACGCGGCGTATGAGCGCGGCTGGCGCGTGTGCTTCCCCTGCATGGTGCGCGAGGACGCCGGCTCCGCCGGGGCCGAGGCCGCCGCGCCGTCGCGCATGGCGTTCTACCGCGTGGAGCGCGAGCAGCTTGAAGCAGCGCGGACGGGATTCCTCGGAGCCCCCCTTCGCTGCCTAGCGTGCGCAGCGCTTGAGCGCGACGGGTATCACGCCGTGGCGCCCGGCGAGCTCGATGCGGTGGTGGTGCCGCTCGTGGCCTTCGACGACGCCGGGCGCCGCCTCGGCTATGGCGGCGGCAACTACGACCAGCTGCTCCCCCGTCTGCGCTCCGATGCCGTGGTGATGGGCGTGGCCTTCGACGAGCAGCGCGTGGACGTCGTTCCCTGCGAACCCCACGACGTGACGCTCCCTCGCGTGGTGAGTGCATAG
- a CDS encoding magnesium transporter MgtE N-terminal domain-containing protein, with product MLYLSQMMGKPVVDTEGEKIGTISDLAISTGEVFPRITSLAFQGPGKVPFMISWRKYVDTFDEDGITLNAEAHDIRFSYLQPDEVLLARDLLNRQIVDTQGMKVVRVNDLKLSVSGSQLRLLGAEVGARGILRGLAPWLERAVVAVAKVFGKKIDEQIIAWNYMDLLDRDLSEVQLSVTHKRLDELHPADVADILEQLDPQQRANVFQHLDDAQATEAISEMDDEYQADFIEDLDDARAAGLLGDMDPDDAADIVRDLSYEKAETLLRLMGVEDATEIRRLLGYKDGTAGGMMTTQFVSVKADNTVGETIEVLRELDEDHPTVHYVYVLNDYDEFVGVLSLRTLVLTDDARPVRDVMFDDVISATPDETEEDVAADIFKYELPAMPVVDEHGVLLGIVTVDDAWDAIEEDVSGDKTKATLLKVLGGLVAAILFLALYTLVLLQIIGYAGR from the coding sequence ATGCTCTATCTCTCTCAAATGATGGGGAAGCCCGTCGTGGATACCGAGGGCGAGAAGATCGGCACGATCTCCGACCTGGCGATTTCCACCGGCGAAGTGTTTCCGCGCATCACGAGCCTGGCCTTCCAGGGGCCCGGCAAGGTTCCGTTCATGATCTCGTGGCGCAAGTACGTCGACACGTTCGACGAGGACGGGATCACGCTCAACGCCGAAGCTCACGACATCCGCTTCAGCTATCTGCAACCTGACGAGGTTCTGCTGGCACGCGACCTGCTGAACCGTCAGATCGTGGATACGCAGGGCATGAAGGTCGTGCGCGTCAACGATCTCAAGCTGTCCGTGTCCGGCTCGCAGCTGCGCCTGCTGGGCGCCGAAGTGGGCGCGCGCGGCATTCTGCGCGGCTTGGCCCCGTGGCTCGAGCGCGCCGTGGTGGCCGTGGCGAAGGTGTTCGGCAAGAAGATCGACGAGCAGATCATCGCCTGGAACTACATGGACCTGCTCGACCGCGACCTGTCCGAGGTGCAGCTGTCCGTCACGCACAAGCGCCTCGACGAACTGCACCCCGCCGACGTGGCCGACATCCTCGAGCAGCTGGATCCGCAGCAGCGCGCCAACGTGTTCCAGCATCTCGACGACGCGCAAGCCACCGAGGCCATCTCGGAGATGGACGACGAGTACCAGGCCGACTTCATCGAAGACCTCGACGACGCACGCGCCGCCGGCCTTTTGGGCGACATGGACCCGGACGACGCGGCCGACATCGTGCGCGACCTGTCGTACGAGAAGGCCGAGACGCTGCTGCGCCTCATGGGCGTAGAGGACGCCACCGAGATCCGCCGCCTGCTGGGCTACAAGGACGGCACGGCCGGCGGCATGATGACCACGCAGTTCGTGTCCGTGAAGGCCGACAATACCGTGGGCGAGACCATCGAGGTGCTGCGCGAGCTGGACGAAGACCACCCCACCGTGCATTACGTGTACGTGCTGAACGACTACGACGAGTTCGTGGGCGTGCTGAGCTTGCGCACCCTCGTGCTGACCGACGACGCCAGGCCCGTGCGCGACGTCATGTTCGACGACGTGATCTCGGCGACGCCGGATGAGACGGAAGAAGACGTGGCCGCCGACATCTTCAAGTACGAGCTGCCCGCCATGCCCGTGGTGGACGAGCACGGCGTGCTGCTGGGCATCGTCACCGTCGACGACGCGTGGGACGCCATCGAGGAGGACGTGAGCGGCGACAAGACGAAGGCCACCCTGCTCAAGGTGCTGGGCGGCCTCGTGGCGGCCATCCTGTTCCTCGCGCTGTACACGCTCGTCCTGCTGCAGATCATCGGCTACGCCGGGAGGTAG
- a CDS encoding ABC transporter permease subunit produces MNKTLFAKELRANLFVSGIIAAVLAMYIGMIVSMFDPELGESLDLMMQSMPEVFAAFGMSTQATTLIDFMLNYLYGFLLTIFILVLILIMVNKLMVRYLDRGAMAYLLATPNSRTRIACTMIGVMVAILAALMVAVTALEVGFAETLFPGELDMQALLQVNAGLFALWLAIAGLCFLSACLFSNATAALWAGGGLCILFFLMQMVSKVGDKFEFLENVNPLTLFDYYGLAAGDASAVGGAIALAASAVALFAAAVAVFDRRNLSI; encoded by the coding sequence ATGAATAAGACGCTGTTCGCGAAGGAGCTGCGCGCCAACCTGTTCGTCAGCGGCATCATCGCCGCGGTGCTGGCTATGTACATCGGCATGATCGTGAGCATGTTCGATCCCGAGCTGGGCGAGAGCCTCGATCTCATGATGCAGAGCATGCCCGAGGTGTTCGCCGCATTCGGCATGTCGACGCAGGCCACCACCCTTATCGACTTCATGCTGAACTACCTGTACGGGTTCCTGCTGACCATCTTCATCCTCGTGCTGATCCTGATTATGGTGAACAAGCTGATGGTGCGCTACCTCGATCGCGGCGCGATGGCGTACCTGCTGGCAACGCCGAACAGCCGCACGCGCATCGCATGCACGATGATCGGCGTGATGGTGGCTATCCTTGCCGCCCTCATGGTGGCGGTTACGGCGCTCGAGGTGGGATTCGCCGAGACTCTGTTCCCCGGCGAGCTGGACATGCAGGCGTTGTTGCAGGTGAACGCGGGGCTGTTCGCGCTGTGGCTGGCTATCGCGGGCCTGTGCTTCCTGTCGGCCTGCCTGTTTTCGAACGCCACGGCGGCTCTGTGGGCGGGCGGCGGCCTTTGCATCCTGTTCTTCCTCATGCAGATGGTGTCGAAGGTGGGCGACAAGTTCGAGTTCCTGGAGAACGTCAACCCCTTGACGCTGTTCGACTACTACGGCTTGGCCGCAGGCGACGCGTCGGCAGTCGGCGGCGCGATTGCACTGGCCGCGAGCGCGGTGGCGCTGTTCGCCGCGGCAGTGGCGGTGTTCGACCGCCGCAACCTCAGCATCTAG
- a CDS encoding FAD-dependent oxidoreductase gives MGSMFTRRQFVVGAMVLGGSLALTGCSPQPESKKQDGASGAAASEATEADIVVIGSGLAGAACSISAAQNGARVILVDKAPFLTSTFLTSKGNVSIAQVPENQADWRYDSEAPDTMDQFVARYRDLTEIGKVDAPYPDYDRMQHLMEESCATIAWVEQMGITFEKSFTKEMVGTDTVKPDVSADPATEAGVQLANVFAAEFERLGVQTMLSTEATELVKDGDAVVGVKVKGPDGTQELRAKSVVLATGGFGGSAEYCDKLVPAINEMGFQYLGNAMNTGDGMTMASAIGAALYEDPWVIPNVIMPTRALTKADAGFKKLCDTGMEGAATSSKMLVDATGARFVNEAAPVTALATSMTDSQAGPYYVLFDSSNAEVAALIEKGLSTGDALKADSVEELAAAAAAPQLVATFEAYQQAAAAGVDEAFGKKADMLAAYGDGPFYLVKFVPSYVATMGGVKTDASCQALGEDGSPIPGLFAVGEATHRFMYNRSFVRHCSNSSALTMGRLTGAALATA, from the coding sequence ATGGGGAGCATGTTCACCAGAAGGCAGTTCGTTGTAGGCGCTATGGTGCTGGGCGGGTCGCTCGCGCTGACCGGATGCAGCCCGCAACCTGAATCCAAGAAGCAGGACGGCGCATCAGGCGCAGCCGCGAGCGAGGCGACGGAGGCCGACATCGTCGTCATCGGCTCGGGCCTGGCGGGCGCGGCATGCTCCATTTCCGCAGCGCAGAACGGCGCCCGCGTGATCCTCGTCGATAAGGCGCCTTTCCTCACGTCGACGTTCCTCACATCCAAGGGCAACGTGTCCATCGCCCAGGTTCCCGAGAACCAGGCCGACTGGCGCTACGACTCCGAAGCGCCCGATACCATGGACCAGTTCGTCGCCCGGTACCGCGATCTCACCGAAATCGGCAAGGTGGACGCGCCGTACCCCGACTACGACCGCATGCAGCACCTCATGGAGGAAAGCTGCGCCACCATCGCATGGGTCGAGCAGATGGGCATCACGTTCGAGAAGTCGTTCACGAAGGAGATGGTGGGCACCGATACGGTGAAGCCCGATGTGAGCGCCGACCCTGCCACCGAGGCTGGCGTGCAGTTGGCGAACGTGTTCGCGGCCGAGTTCGAGCGCCTGGGCGTGCAGACGATGCTCTCGACCGAGGCGACGGAGCTGGTCAAGGACGGCGATGCCGTGGTTGGCGTGAAGGTGAAGGGCCCCGACGGCACCCAGGAGCTGCGCGCGAAGTCCGTGGTGCTGGCCACCGGCGGCTTCGGCGGCAGCGCGGAGTACTGCGACAAGCTGGTTCCCGCCATCAACGAGATGGGCTTCCAATACCTGGGCAACGCGATGAACACGGGCGACGGCATGACCATGGCCTCTGCCATCGGCGCTGCGCTGTACGAGGATCCGTGGGTCATCCCGAACGTCATCATGCCCACGCGTGCGTTGACGAAGGCCGACGCGGGCTTCAAGAAGCTGTGCGACACGGGCATGGAAGGCGCGGCCACGTCGTCGAAGATGCTCGTCGACGCCACGGGTGCGCGCTTCGTGAACGAAGCGGCCCCGGTGACGGCGCTGGCCACGTCCATGACCGACAGCCAGGCGGGTCCGTACTACGTGCTGTTCGACAGCTCGAACGCCGAGGTGGCCGCGCTCATCGAGAAGGGCCTGTCCACGGGCGACGCGCTGAAGGCCGATTCGGTTGAGGAATTGGCCGCCGCTGCGGCCGCCCCGCAGCTGGTCGCCACGTTCGAGGCGTATCAGCAGGCCGCCGCTGCAGGCGTGGACGAGGCGTTCGGCAAGAAGGCCGACATGCTGGCGGCGTACGGCGACGGGCCGTTCTACCTGGTGAAGTTCGTGCCGTCCTACGTGGCTACGATGGGCGGCGTGAAGACCGACGCATCTTGCCAGGCGCTCGGCGAGGACGGAAGCCCCATCCCCGGCCTGTTCGCGGTGGGCGAGGCCACGCACCGCTTCATGTACAACCGCAGCTTCGTGCGCCATTGCTCCAACTCGAGCGCGCTCACCATGGGCCGCCTGACGGGCGCCGCGCTCGCCACGGCGTAA
- a CDS encoding protease inhibitor I42 family protein — translation MTKTAKWSMIGVLAALVLALFAVAGCSSDNNAATDNSASNDAAGQNESQDNNGGGDNANSDNNANDDANETGDGTVLKVSNGWVAYSQGDMLALLDSDANVEYQWTAEVDGNTVLKDTDADIPSSDYNDQNANDVVGSAGMHVFGFLADDQNNGESTITMKLANTSDANDVKTTIVVKATVENGAFTNVSVQE, via the coding sequence ATGACGAAGACTGCAAAATGGTCGATGATCGGCGTGCTTGCCGCCCTGGTGCTGGCGTTGTTCGCCGTCGCCGGTTGCTCGAGCGACAACAACGCGGCCACGGACAACAGCGCCAGCAACGACGCCGCCGGCCAGAACGAAAGCCAGGACAACAACGGCGGCGGCGACAACGCCAACAGCGACAACAACGCCAACGACGACGCGAACGAGACGGGCGACGGCACCGTGCTCAAGGTCTCGAACGGCTGGGTAGCCTATTCCCAGGGCGACATGCTTGCGCTGCTCGATTCCGACGCGAACGTCGAATACCAGTGGACGGCCGAGGTTGACGGCAACACCGTGCTGAAGGACACCGACGCCGACATCCCGTCCTCCGACTACAACGACCAGAACGCCAACGACGTGGTAGGCTCGGCCGGCATGCACGTGTTCGGCTTCCTGGCCGACGACCAGAACAACGGCGAATCCACCATCACGATGAAGCTGGCGAACACGTCTGACGCGAACGACGTGAAGACGACCATCGTGGTGAAGGCGACAGTGGAGAACGGCGCGTTCACGAACGTGAGCGTCCAGGAATAG
- a CDS encoding helix-turn-helix transcriptional regulator → MTAHASDKTRVLALAIVATLGFGLLQGARLLDLNTGPYSPSPYAIVGLVADGLTFIVVAVLSYLGRIDRARPLFVAAVVVSSIYALLVASGSTGDAALIAMQVTAGMGWSLSILCWMEVFTSYRPRMSLLMIAAAYLVDTLLPPLTSSLFPGGRTVMLLASFVLSTVALLWCLRNNAFVAQQMKESVVPATSMAEALSRTKRAVVGTFAFSLICGFVIELDIHNNLQYAQTDLTGLFGIIAAVAMLVVLLVAKPRKANIDYITPVTALCLVTILLYRSLNVADGHVAGSLMTAFLISFYVLLWLMFISEANERKLPAFFLLGLALGVARLSVALGRFTAQTLLERTGVDPQLALVGSVWLLVATLALMFCSYLRYAAKRGAADAGKSGAFADEPPASAPAHLGAGDALAQIRETYGLTAREHEVIAEFAAGRSARAIAERFTLSEHTVKTHLRHAYAKMDVHSRQDLLDLIEETDAAARS, encoded by the coding sequence ATGACCGCGCACGCTTCCGACAAAACGAGAGTCCTCGCCCTCGCCATCGTGGCCACCCTCGGGTTCGGCCTGCTGCAGGGCGCGCGACTGCTCGATCTTAACACCGGGCCGTACAGCCCCAGCCCGTACGCCATCGTGGGTCTCGTCGCCGACGGCCTCACGTTCATCGTCGTCGCCGTGCTTTCGTACCTCGGGCGCATCGATCGGGCACGTCCGCTGTTCGTGGCGGCCGTCGTCGTCAGCTCGATATACGCGCTACTGGTCGCGTCGGGCAGCACGGGCGACGCCGCGCTCATCGCCATGCAGGTGACGGCGGGCATGGGCTGGTCGCTGTCCATCCTCTGCTGGATGGAGGTGTTCACGAGCTATCGGCCGAGGATGTCGCTTCTCATGATAGCCGCCGCGTACCTTGTCGACACGCTGCTCCCCCCGCTGACCAGCTCCCTGTTCCCCGGCGGGCGCACCGTCATGCTGCTGGCGTCGTTCGTCCTTTCGACTGTCGCCCTGTTGTGGTGTTTACGCAACAACGCGTTCGTCGCCCAGCAGATGAAGGAATCGGTCGTGCCCGCCACATCGATGGCGGAGGCGCTGTCGCGCACGAAGCGCGCGGTGGTCGGCACGTTCGCGTTCTCGCTGATCTGCGGATTCGTGATCGAGCTCGACATCCACAACAACCTGCAGTACGCGCAGACCGATCTCACCGGCCTGTTCGGCATCATCGCGGCCGTCGCCATGCTTGTGGTGCTGCTGGTGGCGAAGCCACGCAAGGCGAACATCGACTACATCACGCCCGTCACCGCGCTGTGCCTCGTCACCATCCTGCTGTACCGCAGCCTCAACGTCGCCGACGGGCACGTGGCGGGGTCGCTGATGACTGCGTTCCTCATCTCGTTCTACGTGCTGCTGTGGCTCATGTTCATCAGCGAGGCCAACGAGCGGAAGCTGCCCGCGTTCTTCCTGCTGGGACTGGCGCTGGGCGTTGCACGGCTCTCGGTGGCGCTGGGACGCTTCACGGCGCAGACGCTGCTGGAGCGCACGGGCGTCGATCCGCAGCTGGCGCTCGTCGGATCGGTATGGCTGCTGGTGGCCACGTTGGCGCTCATGTTCTGCAGCTACCTTCGGTATGCGGCGAAGCGGGGCGCGGCGGATGCCGGGAAGTCCGGAGCCTTCGCCGACGAGCCGCCCGCCAGCGCGCCCGCGCACCTGGGCGCAGGCGACGCGCTGGCGCAGATACGGGAAACCTACGGGCTGACCGCCCGCGAGCACGAGGTGATTGCGGAGTTCGCAGCGGGCCGCAGCGCCCGCGCCATCGCCGAGCGCTTCACGCTGTCGGAGCACACCGTGAAGACCCACTTGCGCCACGCCTACGCGAAGATGGACGTACATTCGCGCCAAGACCTGCTCGACCTCATCGAGGAGACGGACGCTGCCGCGAGGAGCTGA
- a CDS encoding Nramp family divalent metal transporter: MMMKKDEKLELRAGTKASETAMVELDGSAAELAEAPAAIEKKQPKKIWLLLAALGPGIVTAMAGNDAGGISTYSTVGAKFGFATLWVIPIMCILLIVVEMTAARMGAVTGKGFAALIRERFGIRLTALAMLALLIGNVATTFSEFAGIASGMEMFGVSKYLAVPVAAVAVWLLVVGGSYKRVEKVFLILSLVFVTYIVAAFMAQPDWNNALTSTVVPHIVNDQSFVSLVIAMIGTTIAPWMMFFNQSNVVEKGVSVKDLFSQKVDVIAGTIAACLVAWFIIVTTGSVLFPQGIEIESAADAARALAPFAGHYAEALFAIGLIAASFLAACVLPLTTAFVICEAFGWEAGVSFKWKEAPLFKSIFTFVIAFSAVIVLVPNIDLMGVMLTAQFVNGLVLPVLLVFMAIIAADKRVMGAYRSRIVSRVLIWVTVGIVTVLTAVLLVMQVLGI; the protein is encoded by the coding sequence ATGATGATGAAGAAGGACGAGAAGCTCGAGCTGCGCGCGGGGACGAAGGCTTCCGAGACCGCAATGGTCGAGCTGGACGGGAGCGCGGCCGAGCTTGCCGAAGCGCCCGCCGCAATCGAGAAGAAGCAACCCAAGAAGATCTGGCTGCTGCTGGCCGCGCTGGGCCCCGGCATCGTCACCGCGATGGCCGGCAACGACGCCGGCGGCATCTCCACCTATTCCACCGTGGGCGCGAAATTCGGCTTCGCCACGCTGTGGGTCATCCCCATCATGTGCATCCTGCTCATCGTGGTGGAAATGACGGCCGCGCGCATGGGCGCCGTCACCGGCAAGGGCTTCGCGGCGCTCATCCGCGAGCGCTTCGGCATCCGCCTGACCGCGCTGGCCATGCTGGCGCTGCTCATCGGCAACGTGGCCACCACGTTCTCCGAGTTCGCCGGCATCGCAAGCGGCATGGAGATGTTCGGCGTGTCAAAGTACCTGGCCGTGCCCGTGGCGGCCGTGGCGGTATGGCTGCTCGTGGTGGGCGGCAGCTACAAGCGCGTGGAGAAGGTGTTCCTCATCCTGTCGCTGGTGTTCGTCACGTACATCGTGGCGGCGTTCATGGCGCAACCCGACTGGAACAACGCGCTGACCAGCACCGTCGTGCCGCACATCGTGAACGATCAGAGCTTCGTGTCGCTGGTCATCGCGATGATAGGCACCACCATCGCGCCGTGGATGATGTTCTTCAACCAGAGCAACGTCGTGGAGAAGGGCGTGTCGGTGAAGGACCTGTTCTCGCAGAAGGTGGATGTGATCGCCGGCACCATCGCCGCCTGCCTCGTGGCGTGGTTCATCATCGTGACCACCGGGTCGGTGCTGTTCCCTCAAGGCATCGAGATCGAGTCGGCAGCCGACGCGGCGCGGGCGCTCGCGCCCTTCGCGGGGCACTATGCCGAGGCGCTGTTCGCCATCGGCTTGATCGCCGCATCGTTCTTGGCCGCCTGCGTGCTTCCGCTGACCACGGCGTTCGTCATCTGCGAAGCGTTCGGCTGGGAAGCGGGTGTTTCGTTCAAGTGGAAAGAAGCGCCGCTGTTCAAGAGCATTTTCACGTTCGTGATCGCGTTCTCGGCCGTCATCGTGCTGGTGCCGAACATCGACCTCATGGGCGTGATGCTGACCGCCCAGTTCGTCAACGGCCTCGTGCTGCCCGTGCTGCTGGTGTTCATGGCCATCATCGCCGCGGACAAGCGGGTTATGGGCGCGTATCGTTCGCGCATCGTGTCGCGCGTGCTCATCTGGGTCACCGTGGGCATCGTCACCGTGCTCACCGCCGTGCTGCTGGTGATGCAGGTGCTGGGCATCTAG